DNA sequence from the Ananas comosus cultivar F153 unplaced genomic scaffold, ASM154086v1, whole genome shotgun sequence genome:
TTGATCGAAACAGGGAGTCATCGAGTTGCATAATTATTTAACGAGCGTGTACGAGGAGCGTGACGCTCGGACTACTCTACTCACAATGGTGCAGGCTCTGAATCATGCTAAGCATGGCGTCGACATCGTCTCAGGCACCAGGGTAATTTCATTAAACACACAGGAGATTATCacctcaacaacaacaacaacaacaacaacaacaaaaaggaaaaagataagaataaatgattttgaatattttcatgTTGTGAATCTTAACTTCGGTTTCCGAATTATCTTTCGATAGGTAAGAACACACTTTGCGAGGCCCAATTGGAAAGAAGTTTTCACCAGAATAGCTTCGAAGCATCCGAATTCGACCGTAGGTAATGAATGCACTTCAACAACAAACCGCGAACTTCTTCTAAATGCAAGCTTACTACAAATAACTTTACAGTACTACAATCATCTGAAATTTCGAAACTTTCGACACATGCAGGGGTGTTTTATTGTGGCGCGCCGACGCTAGCGAAAGAACTGAGAGGATTATCGCACGAGATGAGTCACAGAACATCGACGCGGTTCCACTTCCACAAGGAGTACTTCTAATTGCCGCAGGAGGTGATAGAGGATAaaggaaaaagaatcaaaaaatagaaaagaaagacAAAATTTTGCATACTTGTTTAAAAGTAATAGAAGGTAAACAACCCTCATCCTCTACATTTGTAAATGTACATACTACAAAGTAGAGAGGGAATTAGCAAAATGAGTTAACAAAATGGAGGGGGCTCAAAGCTCTCTCAATCATCAATTTTCATAGCTATACATGTACaaatcattattattaattattaataataagaaaTCAGAGGTAActaatatgaatatataattactTTGTTTCCTTTCATCTTTTCTGTTGTAATTGAAACTCTTTGATGTATCTGCTTGCCATTTACAGAGATGATAAACTAAAAGAGGGTAATTTCCATACAGGtctctaaaattttcaaataatatttttttttacaaaattcacTTTTCATCTTTTACTTAAGTTCCtgattttttagtttttcttccATAAGAGCCTCTGTTTAGGAACTTTCGAAAAAATCGATTCGTCGtaaacaattttaatttttctcctcATGTTCTTAGATTTTACTGAAAGATGCTCATTCAATAAATCAGAGACTTataaaaaaggacaaaaataaacaatatttaaataaaataatcctttGTGACTAAACTTTAGATAAGAGACAAATTAAAGAGGTTTCTTTCAAGAAAAGTTGGTGtacaaataaataaagctgAGAAGATGAAGCAATTAGCTCACTCACCACACATTGCTTGCCACATTTGTGTTATGATGTGTTCACAATTGCTGTTAAGGAAAGGAATGGTTTGAATGAGTATAAACTGATCATTCTATAGCTGTTTGAAATTGAGATGTTTcttatcctttatttttttttctgaaaaaaaggGAGATGCTTCTTGGGTATGgtaatatcaaattttgaatatccatGCTTCCTCTCAAAATTTCTTATTATTTTGACAAATtcttatatagaaaaataatctTTTCGATGTATATCTATTGCTATCTTAATTCCTCTGAGAAAGTCTTCATTTAATGCtcaaaaaattttcggtggaaaaaaaagttttatgttCTATAGTGTTTggtttctagaaaaaaaaagttatttttcatcaatatttgtttggttgaaactaaaaaaaattaaaatagatatCACCAAACTCattgtaataaatttttttttttttgatattttatttacaaactTCATTTAGTCGATCCGTAGACGGGTCAGATTAATCATTGCCAGTAGTGAGTTTACTAGCAAAATTTATGGTAAAAAGGTCatcataaatgttaattttcattttattacgAGTAACTCCTTTTAGATGATGAGATCAGAGAAAGTCTACTACAGCTACATTACATCATTAATGTCTAGCGgaaacttcttttctttttgccctcacaaaacAAAGcaaagccaaaaataaaaatagaaataaaaatagcacACCATCGTTTGGTTTAATTGGTGcagtaaatattaaataatgcaACCACAGAGAACTGCTAATAATATACACttataaaagaaaagacaaTAATAATCAGTGGCATCgttcgtccctagagcaagtggtaaaggacttggtggttggtatccgagacccaagttcgaatcctaattgattcacattctcagctaagtttatttctaaattaaataaacgaagcgggtagcgtgctatctatctctaaaaaatgGCAAAATTGTCATTAAACTgatgaaatatatttataaatatacatatttatagaGATACAGTAGAATGCTTATAGTGATGTGGCATCTGAAATGGTGAATGATATTCTTAAACTTCACCAAATGCTACTTGAAGATCATTTGTCTAATATtcaaataaagttcaaaattgacataatgttgaaaaaattacgaaatttaatttttagagtgctcaaataaacaaaacagattTAACTACAACCATCGTCGAACATCGATTTGAATATTCCATAGCCAAAACAACAAAGAAGTAAACAATTTAGTTTACTTTGACTCGTATCAACACATACCATCAATATAtaaacatttatttaatttaataatataatagttacTAAATCTCTCTAGAACGAGTGTGAAATTCCCGTTCTGCCCCTCCACCTCCGCTGCGGCAACGGCGTTAACTCGCCGTCTCCGTCCCACAACCTCACGACGCTCCCGTTAATCACCGTCAGGTCCTGGTAACGGTACCACCCGAGATCGGAGATCCCCCTCCTCCCGTCGCCGTTAACCTCCCACCCCAACCCCACTCCCACTAACGGTGCCGTCACCTCCCCGTCGACGCCCAcgtgctcctcctcctcctcctcctcctcctcgccgtaGCTCGCGTCGACGCCGTAGTACGCCGTGAATCGCTCCTTGGGCGCGGCGCAGGATCGGATCCGACTCGGCTCGGTCGGCGTCGTATCTGCTCGGAGGGGGGTGCTCGTCTCCGgctccggcgacggcgccggTGCGGAGAGGGGGGAGGAGGCGTCGGATCGGGATCCGACGGCCCTGATGCGCCAGATGCCCACGgctgcggcggcgacggcgagccacgtggcggcggcggggagggaGTTGAAGCGGAGCGCGATCGCCTCGAACGGGAGCTCGAGAAGCTCCATTTTCacgaatataaataaataaataattatataaagagattaaaaattggcaaaaaaaaaaaaaaatgaagggatTTGATGTAATGGGAAGGAGAGGAGATTGCTGGTGCAATGTATGTATACAACAGAGGGCGTGAAAATGTCTGGAGACACCCCTGAACTACAGGTTCCTTTGAAATGGACCCCCcaactttttataattaaccccccttaatttttaatttttttgaacaaaactgaagttttgatTAAAAGCAgtattcaaacttttaatttattataatactttTGCTCATAGTTAAGTTGTATGGTATATTTTAATTCGCTCGGTAATGTGATAGAATTGAACTAATTAAATTGAACTGTAggacttgattataataataatttaaaatattcgaGGTAGAATCGCACTAAATTTGAGTTTGGAGCCTTATATTAGCAAATAAAGTTAaactaatttgtaaaaatttttaactcaaaattagaaatttatacAGGTTTTAATTAAAGGGAGAAAGAAAATAGCTAAAGGCTATATTTCAAAGAGCGCTATAGCTAAGGGGGATATTCGTACATTTCTTTTGCCTTTGATGAATTGGGGGAAGGGGGAAGGAATGTGGGCCGTTGGATCGGAGGAGGGGGCGGATGGGATGATGCCCGGAATCGGGGAGGGAGATACCGCGGAAGATTCCCGACTCCCGAGGGAGAGTCACGTGAGAAACGCCGTGGCTGAGATGGGCGACACGTTGACGGTCAGGATCGCTGGGACGGATATTCAGCGGCTGGGATCGCCCGTCTATTTGTCCGGTGCACCGTAGACCGTAGGTACTCCTACACGCGTTGTTGGTTGGTCCACGCCAGCAGTAGACGTCCCGCACCCGCTTTGATCCGCTCCGAATAGAGGCGGGcgacttattttaaaattaaaaaaataataataatgctaaaCGGTGTTTGGCTAGTATTTTTACCGAGTAGGGTTGCTGTGCTACTAGGAGCACAGTAATTTTTatactcctaactttctaagGACCCATTAAGTTTAATAAGtggttagaataaaaaatatatatatatattgaagagaaattcaagaAAAGGAGAAATTGAGACACTCGATTTCTCTCTAATATCTCTTCCCCCTCtaattctaaccacccatcaaatttgatgggtggttaaaaAGATAAGAGCACAAGGACTGCTGTACTACAAATAGCACTGTAGCCCTGCTctatttttactatattattgtaaaatactataaagtaataaaattatcaaaatgatGTTAGGGTAATTAGCCTAGTTTCATTTgccaaaaaataatcaaatttattaaatttggtgaAATCACCGATCGATTTGATAAAATTCTCAGTTTTTTGGACTAAAATTACTTTAAAGAAGTTGATAGATAGAgccatttcaaaatgagttATAGTCGAGTTATAGATAGTCATATTTTACTTAACGTGAATgcagggagggagagagagagagagagagagagagagggggggggaacACCTCTGCGTTTCTAGAACAGCATCATAGGTGGAGGTTCTGCTTTTGGGCTTCGGGCCACAGTTACCGGTGGCCGGCTATCTCAACATTCCTGCAGTCGAAAGCCCGGTTTGGCCCAACACGTACATGATTCCTAAGGGCCAACCAAAAGGGAACTCATTCACATTGCTTAATAAGTAAGATATCCGATTACGGTAGAGCATCATGTAGcaataaagagtaaagagaaATGCACTGCCTGTATATAAATTACAAGCAGTTTGGTCGTAAATCTCACCTCCAGAGGTTGTCTTTGCTACTCGGGCTCGGTCTCCATGTCTCA
Encoded proteins:
- the LOC109704560 gene encoding respiratory burst oxidase homolog protein E-like codes for the protein KQGVIELHNYLTSVYEERDARTTLLTMVQALNHAKHGVDIVSGTRVRTHFARPNWKEVFTRIASKHPNSTVGVFYCGAPTLAKELRGLSHEMSHRTSTRFHFHKEYF
- the LOC109704562 gene encoding uncharacterized protein LOC109704562, encoding LSLGSRESSAVSPSPIPGIIPSAPSSDPTAHIPSPFPQFIKGKRNLLELPFEAIALRFNSLPAAATWLAVAAAAVGIWRIRAVGSRSDASSPLSAPAPSPEPETSTPLRADTTPTEPSRIRSCAAPKERFTAYYGVDASYGEEEEEEEEEHVGVDGEVTAPLVGVGLGWEVNGDGRRGISDLGWYRYQDLTVINGSVVRLWDGDGELTPLPQRRWRGRTGISHSF